Proteins encoded together in one Chthoniobacterales bacterium window:
- a CDS encoding four helix bundle protein: MSAYKDFEAMEVWRDAQELAVQVYMDFSKVKDYSFCDQIKRAVVSISNNVAEGSERTTSTEFSRFLDIAKGSCGEVRSMYRLAEKLGFMSKSIADQRSAQCASISKQLGGFAKFLRNK; the protein is encoded by the coding sequence ATGAGTGCGTACAAAGATTTTGAGGCGATGGAAGTGTGGCGGGATGCGCAGGAGCTAGCCGTGCAGGTTTACATGGATTTCTCCAAGGTGAAGGACTACTCGTTCTGTGATCAGATCAAACGGGCTGTCGTATCAATCTCGAACAACGTGGCAGAGGGTTCGGAGCGCACAACCTCAACTGAGTTTTCACGGTTTCTTGATATTGCCAAAGGGTCATGCGGCGAGGTGCGCAGCATGTATCGCCTTGCTGAGAAATTAGGCTTCATGAGCAAGAGCATCGCTGACCAGCGCAGCGCGCAGTGCGCCAGCATCTCAAAGCAGCTTGGTGGTTTTGCGAAGTTCCTGCGAAATAAATAG